Below is a window of Desulfobacterales bacterium DNA.
ATTTGATAATATTCGTGGTGCTAATTTACTTCTGGTGGAAGATAATGAGATAAATCAGCAGTTGGCAGTAGAACTTCTAAGTGATGAAGGTTTTTGCATAACTGTAGCACAGAATGGTCAAATCGGTTTGAATAAATTTAAAGCGGCACCTGACGATAACCAGTATGACGTCGTGCTTATGGATCTTCAAATGCCTATTATGGATGGACGCACAGCAACTATTGAGATTCGGAAATGGGAAAATCAGAATCAGAGAGAAAGCACGCCTATTATTGCTATGACTGCCGATGCCATTAGCGGTGTACGTGAAGATGTCCTTAGAATTGGAATGAACGATTATGTTACCAAACCAATAGATCCTTCTGAAGTATTTAAGGCGCTACTTAGATGGATTAAGCCAAAGAAACGCGTATTACCTGAAAACTACGCTAACAGAGTTGAAGATAAGGCTGAAGATAAGACTCATCAAATTATATTGCCTCATCTGGTTGGGATAAATACAGAAGTAGGTCTATCCAGAGTAGGCGGTAATATGAAGTTGTATATTAATTTGCTTAGTAAATTTTATCTGGACAATCAGAATATAACGGCAAATATCCAAGATGCACTAGCAAAGGGTGACCAAGAACTTGCAGTAAGGCTCGCTCACACTGTTAAAGGAGTAGCCGGCACTATCGGTGCTCAGGTATTGCAATCCATTGCCGGAGAAATGGAAGCAGCTCTTAAATCAGATATTCAAAAAAATCATGAGGATATTATAGGTCAGTTTGATTCGGCTTTACAAATCGTTTTAAAAACATTGACATCTATACATTCGATGCAGGCGGACTCATCTAACAAGCAAGAAGGCTCTAAACAGGGTGATTCTAAACAGATGATGTTATTGCTCAATAAATTAAAGCCATTTATGCAAAAGAAGAAACCGAAACCTTGCAAAGAAGTTATGGCGGAAATAACTGTTTTTTCATGGCCAGAAAATATTAATTCACAGATTAATGAAATGGATAAACTTATTGGCAAATATAAGTTTAAGGAAGCTGAAGAAATTATTGATAAATTAATGGAGAACGAAATGTGAAACCGCTTTCAAAATCTAAGATACTTATTGTTGATGACACAGAAGCCAGTATCGATGTTCTTGTTGAAGCGATTGGTAGCCTTTACGAAGTCATGGTAGCTATGAACGGAGTGGAGGCATTAGAAATAGCTATCGAAGATGTGCCTGATTTGATTTTGCTCGACATCGTGATGCCTGAAATGGATGGATACGAAATATGTCGAAAACTGAAAACAAATCAGGCAACCTGCGATATCCCTGTAATTTTCATCACCGCTATGAATGATATTGGAGATGAAACTAGGGGCTTGGAAATTGGAGCTATCGATTATATCACTAAACCTATCAGCCCGCCCATTGTCAGAGCCAGAGTCAAAAACCATCTGGATTTAAAACACGCTTATACTCAACTAAAAAAACAGAAGCATCAGCTTGAGGAACAAAACAAAGAACTAATTGAATCAGCTCGTCTTCGTGAAGATGTTGAGCGTATTGCAAAGCACGATTTAAAAACACCGCTCAATGGTATTATTAATTTTTCCAAATTTATCAAACAGCAAGGCGGTCTCAATGAAAAACAATCAAAATACATTAGTTTTATTGAGGAATGTGGTTATAAAATGCTGGATATGATTAATTTATCCTTGGAACTTTTTAAAATGGAACAAGGACTATATAAATTTAACCCGACATCGGTAAATATTGTGACGGTGATATATAATGTAATAGATGAGCTTTACCAGTTTGTTAAATATAAACAACTAAAAATAAATTTACAAGTCAATGGAATCCAGGCCGATAGAGATGCTGTATTCATGGTACAGGCTGAAACATTATTGTGTTACTCAATGCTGGCCAATTTAATTAAAAATGCTATTGAGGCATCACCTAAAGGGGATATTATAGGTATTTTTTTGGAAGATAAGGAAGGCGAAGCAATGATTCGGATTCATAACCGTGGAAGTGTTCCGATAGATGTGCGTAATCGATTTTTTGAAAAATTTGCTACGTCAGGTAAAAGTAAAGGCACTGGACTTGGAGCCTACAGTGCGAAACTTATTGCTGAGACTCAAAACGGGAAAATTAGCATGCTTACTTCTGATGAAGAAGGTACATCTCTCATTATTTATTTAAGAAAGTAAATTGAAAAAAATATTCCCCGCTGATGGACGCACTTAAGGTGTACCGCCTCGATGCCACAAATTAATGTCATTTTTATAAGTTTGCATAGTTATGCACTTATTTATTTAAACTCAATGTAAAAAAAGGAGAACATTATGTTTAAGG
It encodes the following:
- a CDS encoding hybrid sensor histidine kinase/response regulator is translated as MKPLSKSKILIVDDTEASIDVLVEAIGSLYEVMVAMNGVEALEIAIEDVPDLILLDIVMPEMDGYEICRKLKTNQATCDIPVIFITAMNDIGDETRGLEIGAIDYITKPISPPIVRARVKNHLDLKHAYTQLKKQKHQLEEQNKELIESARLREDVERIAKHDLKTPLNGIINFSKFIKQQGGLNEKQSKYISFIEECGYKMLDMINLSLELFKMEQGLYKFNPTSVNIVTVIYNVIDELYQFVKYKQLKINLQVNGIQADRDAVFMVQAETLLCYSMLANLIKNAIEASPKGDIIGIFLEDKEGEAMIRIHNRGSVPIDVRNRFFEKFATSGKSKGTGLGAYSAKLIAETQNGKISMLTSDEEGTSLIIYLRK